A single region of the Coraliomargarita parva genome encodes:
- the dnaE gene encoding DNA polymerase III subunit alpha, with the protein MPEKDREFVHLHVHTDHSLLDGCARTDKLCQRASEMGMKALSITDHGVLYGLTSFFKQAKKYDIKPLLGCEIYLVYEDQLATENEGKAKQKSRHMGLLAKNFTGYQNLCKLVSKAHTQGFYRNPRTDLKTLAEHSEGLIAFSGCLAAVIPQYLMEDKFDEARAAAAKFIDIFGKENFIIELMDHGLKEQRQIIPDLLKIATEFDLKVVATNDVHYVDHDDWMPHDSLLCIQTGSKLADEKRMRYDAQQFYLKSREEMELAFKEVPESITNTSAVAEMCEVKLPFGDDHYPVYERPIEIQVKEDHTNFDRILDVYVEKKNAVLTRDGKEPITLSDEERTKHKSNGLYLFELCKKGLKERYGTDYDAIRAAGEEADPKHVRYCDQLDYELAIITGTGFVDYFLIVWDFINWARSQSIPVGPGRGSGAGCVVAYVLKITDIDPLSFGLLFERMLNLERVSPPDFDVDFCMRRRDKVVNYVRDKYGRDRVANIITFGTFGAKMIVRDLARVNDIEFAEANKLAKMIPDELNITLEDSVRKSPELSAEIGRNETARKIIEQGKVIEGMIRNTGKHACGVIIADQPITNLIPVTLQEGDLTTQYPKGPSEDLGLLKMDFLGLKTLTVISDAQDNVRSTRELPDFDIEKISLDDKETYDLLNSGRTTGVFQLESGGMQQLCRQIGLSSFEEIIALIALYRPGPMQFIPQFIEGKKDPSTVVVPHPLLKELVEETYGVLVYQEQVMQAAQIIAGYTLGGADILRRAMGKKIKEVMDAQKDVFIKGAAETNKIDRKTAESIFALLEKFAQYGFNKSHSAAYAMLSYRTAFLKANYPVEFMAAVLTSEQGNADKISHFLEECSSMGVPVLSPDVNISGANFTPVLDEPDAENKSPAGGSIRFGLAAIKGVGEGAAIVIIEECEKEGPYESFSDFIERHTDKNVNKRVIEALIKTGAFDNLGHDRGQLLHDLDSELAEADSRRRDREAGQETLFDMLGGGDAGVVDEDKPDRSKTSSIRMPMAEKLQYEKELLGFYISGHPMDAYAGLDLAVDSFHHPDELNNFDDRQTYRLGGIVSNLAIKYTRKDSRQMAVFNLATRNQSYELIMFPDPYEKNGARLEEGKLALIHGLIGRRNGEIGLQAHEVFDLEASIPRIIQRINFILQPGKIAVQFLELLRETIDEEYNNSKDGNHENRHTSEVTVSFLVDNQIVQADSSKALKMAINGANYKGLRKHPAVIGIRLEALPVQAIDDRKPWERRKRVS; encoded by the coding sequence ATGCCCGAAAAAGACCGCGAATTCGTCCACCTCCACGTCCATACCGACCACAGTCTCCTCGACGGCTGCGCACGTACGGACAAGCTCTGCCAACGGGCTTCGGAGATGGGCATGAAGGCGCTCTCGATCACGGACCACGGGGTGCTCTACGGCCTGACCAGCTTCTTCAAGCAGGCGAAGAAGTACGACATCAAGCCGCTTCTCGGCTGTGAAATCTACCTTGTCTACGAGGACCAACTGGCCACCGAGAACGAAGGTAAGGCCAAGCAGAAATCCCGTCACATGGGCCTACTGGCAAAGAATTTCACGGGCTACCAGAACCTCTGCAAACTGGTCTCCAAAGCCCACACCCAGGGCTTCTACCGGAATCCACGGACCGACCTGAAGACCCTGGCCGAGCACAGCGAAGGGCTGATCGCCTTTTCCGGCTGTCTGGCCGCCGTCATCCCCCAGTACCTGATGGAGGACAAGTTTGACGAGGCCCGGGCCGCGGCCGCCAAGTTCATCGATATTTTCGGCAAGGAGAATTTCATCATCGAGTTGATGGACCACGGCTTGAAAGAGCAGCGTCAGATTATTCCCGACCTGCTCAAGATCGCCACCGAGTTCGACCTCAAGGTCGTGGCGACCAACGACGTGCACTATGTCGACCACGACGACTGGATGCCACACGACTCACTCCTCTGCATCCAGACCGGCTCCAAGCTGGCCGACGAGAAACGCATGCGCTACGACGCGCAGCAGTTCTACCTCAAGTCGCGCGAGGAGATGGAACTCGCCTTCAAGGAGGTCCCGGAGTCGATCACCAACACCTCGGCCGTGGCCGAAATGTGCGAGGTCAAGCTGCCCTTCGGCGACGACCACTATCCGGTCTACGAGCGCCCGATCGAGATCCAGGTCAAGGAAGACCACACCAACTTCGACCGCATCCTCGACGTCTATGTCGAGAAGAAGAACGCCGTGCTCACCCGCGACGGGAAAGAGCCGATCACCCTGAGTGATGAGGAGCGGACCAAGCACAAGTCGAACGGCCTCTACCTTTTCGAGCTCTGTAAAAAGGGGCTCAAGGAGCGCTACGGCACCGACTACGACGCCATCCGAGCTGCCGGCGAGGAGGCCGACCCGAAGCATGTGCGTTACTGCGACCAGCTCGACTACGAGCTCGCGATCATCACCGGCACCGGCTTCGTCGACTATTTCCTCATCGTCTGGGACTTCATTAACTGGGCCCGCTCCCAGAGCATTCCCGTCGGCCCCGGCCGGGGTTCCGGTGCGGGCTGCGTGGTTGCCTATGTGTTGAAGATCACAGATATCGACCCGCTCAGCTTTGGCCTCCTCTTCGAGCGGATGCTCAACCTGGAGCGTGTCTCTCCGCCGGACTTCGACGTCGACTTCTGCATGCGCCGCCGCGACAAGGTGGTGAACTATGTGCGCGACAAGTATGGCCGTGACCGTGTGGCCAACATCATCACATTCGGCACCTTCGGGGCCAAGATGATCGTCCGCGACCTGGCACGGGTGAATGACATCGAATTCGCCGAGGCCAACAAGCTGGCCAAGATGATTCCGGACGAGCTCAACATCACACTGGAGGATTCCGTCCGGAAGTCCCCCGAGCTCTCCGCCGAGATCGGCCGCAACGAGACCGCGCGCAAGATCATCGAGCAAGGCAAGGTCATTGAGGGCATGATCCGGAATACCGGAAAGCACGCCTGCGGCGTCATCATCGCCGACCAGCCGATCACGAACCTGATTCCCGTCACCCTGCAGGAAGGCGACCTCACGACGCAGTATCCCAAGGGGCCGTCCGAGGACCTTGGCCTGCTGAAGATGGACTTCCTGGGCCTGAAGACCCTGACCGTCATATCCGACGCGCAGGACAATGTCCGGAGCACGCGCGAACTCCCCGATTTCGACATCGAAAAGATCTCGCTCGACGACAAGGAGACCTACGACCTACTCAATTCCGGGCGCACCACGGGCGTGTTCCAGTTGGAATCCGGCGGCATGCAACAACTCTGCCGCCAGATCGGCCTGAGCTCGTTCGAGGAAATCATCGCCTTGATTGCGCTCTACCGCCCGGGCCCGATGCAGTTTATCCCGCAGTTCATCGAGGGTAAGAAAGACCCCTCGACGGTGGTGGTGCCCCACCCCCTGCTCAAGGAACTGGTCGAGGAAACCTACGGGGTGCTGGTCTATCAGGAACAGGTCATGCAGGCCGCACAGATCATCGCCGGCTATACGCTCGGCGGCGCGGATATTCTCCGCCGCGCCATGGGTAAGAAGATCAAAGAGGTGATGGACGCCCAGAAGGACGTCTTCATCAAAGGGGCGGCCGAGACCAACAAGATCGACCGCAAGACCGCGGAGTCCATCTTCGCCTTGCTGGAGAAGTTCGCGCAGTACGGCTTCAACAAATCGCACTCGGCGGCCTACGCCATGCTCTCCTACCGGACCGCTTTCCTGAAAGCGAACTACCCGGTCGAATTCATGGCCGCCGTGCTGACCTCGGAACAAGGCAACGCCGACAAGATCTCCCACTTCCTCGAAGAGTGCTCCTCCATGGGCGTCCCCGTGCTCAGCCCGGACGTCAACATCTCCGGGGCGAACTTCACCCCCGTCCTCGACGAACCGGACGCGGAAAACAAGTCACCCGCCGGCGGTTCCATCCGCTTCGGTCTGGCCGCCATCAAGGGGGTCGGCGAAGGGGCCGCCATCGTCATTATCGAGGAATGCGAAAAGGAAGGACCTTACGAGAGCTTTTCCGATTTCATCGAGCGCCACACCGACAAGAACGTCAACAAGCGGGTCATCGAAGCCCTCATCAAGACCGGCGCCTTCGACAACCTCGGGCACGACCGCGGGCAACTCCTGCACGATCTCGATTCCGAACTGGCCGAGGCGGACAGCCGCCGGCGTGACCGCGAGGCCGGTCAGGAGACGCTCTTCGACATGCTCGGCGGCGGGGACGCCGGAGTGGTCGACGAAGACAAGCCCGACCGTTCGAAGACCTCCTCCATCAGGATGCCCATGGCGGAAAAGCTGCAGTACGAGAAGGAACTGCTGGGCTTCTACATCTCGGGGCACCCGATGGACGCTTACGCCGGCCTGGACTTGGCGGTCGACAGCTTCCACCACCCGGACGAGCTCAACAATTTCGACGACCGCCAGACCTACCGCCTAGGCGGCATCGTCAGCAATCTCGCCATCAAATACACCCGCAAGGACAGCCGGCAGATGGCCGTCTTCAATCTGGCGACCCGGAACCAGAGCTACGAGCTCATCATGTTCCCCGATCCCTACGAAAAGAACGGCGCCCGCCTGGAGGAAGGCAAGCTCGCACTCATCCATGGACTCATTGGGCGGCGTAACGGCGAAATCGGCCTGCAGGCACACGAGGTCTTCGACCTGGAAGCGTCGATCCCCCGGATCATCCAACGCATCAATTTCATTCTTCAGCCCGGCAAAATAGCGGTACAATTTCTCGAACTGCTACGTGAGACGATCGACGAGGAGTACAACAACAGCAAGGACGGCAACCATGAGAACCGCCACACCTCCGAAGTCACCGTCAGCTTCCTCGTCGACAACCAGATCGTACAGGCGGACTCTTCCAAAGCCCTGAAGATGGCGATCAACGGCGCCAACTACAAAGGCCTGCGCAAGCACCCCGCCGTCATCGGCATCCGTCTCGAGGCACTTCCGGTCCAGGCAATCGACGACCGCAAGCCCTGGGAGCGCCGCAAACGCGTAAGCTGA